The window CATGAAAAACTCCACCACCAATAGCCTTGCCAATAACACTATCAAATCTTTACCAGGACATTGTTTATCGTTCACAGTTGGATTATCAGTCTCCTTACCATTTGACCAATACACATACTTAAGCAACTTCTCCCCATATCCCACAAATCTATCTGGATTAAACTCCTCCCCGTTCTTAAAAACTTTTGAGTCCTTTGTAGCCAATGTTTGATATCCAAAAATCAATTCATCTTTCTTGATCAAGAACGATGCTTCATGGTTAGaaacaattatatttttccTAGCCTTAACAGTTTGGAACGGAACTGGAGGGTCCATTCTTAAGGTCTCATAAACCACAGACTTAACAAGAGGCATTT is drawn from Solanum stenotomum isolate F172 unplaced genomic scaffold, ASM1918654v1 scaffold14831, whole genome shotgun sequence and contains these coding sequences:
- the LOC125850194 gene encoding allene oxide synthase 3-like, encoding MKDILDEAEKLGVKREEACHNFIFLAGFNSYGGMKVFFPSLIKWIGTSGPSLHTRLVKEIRTAVKEAGGVTLSAIDKMPLVKSVVYETLRMDPPVPFQTVKARKNIIVSNHEASFLIKKDELIFGYQTLATKDSKVFKNGEEFNPDRFVGYGEKLLKYVYWSNGKETDNPTVNDKQCPGKDLIVLLARLLVVEF